In one Vibrio sp. YMD68 genomic region, the following are encoded:
- a CDS encoding MFS transporter: MKNKTIPYLTGRLFDGISSGLFMMALPWVMLQTPNMGTFVALVALACTVVSFLLTPLFSTYIDRHSRKFLLILNQVIQSLTAGVVMFAYWYGWSSHWLLAGAQLFIWVSSNFAWAANNAFTQENYERDEYAAISSYQEIVMQSTTLGAGALGVMLLQIWGMFEFALFAAVASALAAFSYTLTPYRQQLRPKSRVPFFNQLLESKSIFSQSPKFYGFLMISCLSYPILTFLGKLVPISFSEQGLSGQWYAAYNISFGLGSLLTGVLLQQILAKFSLQNTIQYAMFFVALMLFGMSISSAPELLIVFTFGFGFFNAINRIARTNWMHHTVAIEQRGRVDGGLAMFSTLAQSLSYVLIALLSHYQHISMGFAIAAVVVLIASIMMLNLGRTLTGKSSLDMKGATANS, translated from the coding sequence ATGAAAAACAAAACAATACCTTATTTAACAGGAAGACTGTTCGACGGCATCTCTTCCGGGCTCTTTATGATGGCTCTGCCTTGGGTCATGTTACAAACCCCGAACATGGGAACGTTTGTCGCTTTGGTCGCGTTAGCCTGTACTGTGGTGTCATTTTTACTAACCCCTCTATTTTCAACCTATATCGATCGGCATTCACGCAAGTTTCTGTTGATCTTGAACCAAGTGATTCAATCGCTAACCGCGGGAGTGGTGATGTTTGCCTATTGGTATGGTTGGAGCTCGCACTGGTTGCTGGCTGGAGCACAGCTGTTCATTTGGGTTTCAAGTAACTTTGCGTGGGCGGCTAACAATGCGTTTACTCAAGAAAACTATGAACGTGACGAATACGCGGCTATTTCGAGCTACCAAGAAATTGTGATGCAAAGCACCACATTAGGCGCTGGGGCGTTAGGCGTGATGTTATTGCAGATTTGGGGCATGTTCGAGTTTGCTTTGTTTGCTGCTGTCGCGTCTGCCCTTGCCGCGTTCAGTTACACACTGACACCTTACCGTCAACAACTGCGCCCAAAGAGCCGTGTTCCATTTTTTAATCAACTACTTGAAAGCAAATCGATCTTTTCTCAGTCGCCAAAATTCTACGGTTTTTTAATGATTTCATGTTTGTCGTACCCAATTCTGACCTTCCTTGGAAAGTTAGTGCCTATCTCTTTTTCAGAACAAGGTTTGTCGGGCCAATGGTACGCTGCCTATAACATTAGTTTTGGCCTGGGTTCATTGCTAACAGGGGTTTTGCTACAACAAATATTGGCGAAATTTTCTCTACAAAATACCATCCAATACGCGATGTTTTTCGTCGCACTCATGTTATTTGGCATGAGTATTTCTAGTGCGCCAGAACTGCTGATAGTGTTCACATTCGGGTTTGGCTTTTTCAATGCCATCAACCGCATTGCAAGAACCAACTGGATGCACCATACCGTTGCAATTGAACAACGAGGACGAGTAGACGGTGGGCTCGCCATGTTTTCAACCCTGGCCCAGAGCTTGAGTTATGTATTGATTGCACTGCTTAGTCACTATCAACACATCTCAATGGGGTTTGCTATCGCCGCGGTTGTCGTGCTCATCGCAAGCATTATGATGCTCAATCTCGGCAGAACTCTGACGGGAAAATCATCGCTTGATATGAAAGGTGCAACAGCGAACAGTTAG